The Musa acuminata AAA Group cultivar baxijiao chromosome BXJ2-5, Cavendish_Baxijiao_AAA, whole genome shotgun sequence genomic interval ACCTATCTTTCCTGTGAACATTCTTCTATATAAGTGCTGCTTCCTATGTTCTTTTGCTCGCCGTCTCTCTAGCCTCCTCACTTTCTCGCCTTCCCTCTCCTCCCCGTGAGGAAGCTCTTGGGTTGCTTGGCAGCGCAGGAGGAGGCCGAGACGACCATGACTTCAAGGATCAACAAGCAAAAGCTCCATGCTATCGGCACCCTATTAGTTGGGCTTCTCAAGTGGAGGAAACTGAAGAACCGAGGTCATAGGAAGGAGGACGCCTCGAGACATGGGGAGCAGACGAATGAGTGCAAGAAGAAGGGAGCCATTAGGTTGAAACTGGTACTCACCAAGGAGGAGGCAGCTCAGTTGCTGGCTATGTACGTCCGAGGCAaagaggaggcggtggaggagtTTGTAGGTGAGCTCGAAAGCGCGCAGGCTCGACGAGGCGGTGCATGGCGGCCGACGCTTGAGAGCATCCCCGAAGATTGATGTTTCATGCTCATGTAGAGCCATGCAAGCTCGATGTCTTTGCCTCTGTATATGTTCTCATCTGTAGGATGGATAGAGATCTACACTCGGTGACTCTTTCACCAGAGATGTTTCATCACTTCTCTTCTGCAATAAATGTTTGTTTTCGAGAGCTAAAACAACTGTCTCGACTTGAGTTTCCACACCATGAGCTTTCATAATAATCATTGCAACATCTCTGACATAATCACCAGAGAGTTTTAGATGTGATCTAAAGGTGTTCCATCAGTTGGAATACAGTAATTCCTGTTAGTTCTTCGGGTAGCATGATCTGAAGGGTTTGGTGGAACAGGAAGATTATGTACTAGGAAGTACTAAAGCTGAAGATGGAGAAACACTCTTCCGGTAACCTTGGGTTGCCCATAAACTCAAAAAGTTCACCAACCATCCCTTGTTCCTGGTGTTCAACACCTGCATAATAGACCTTCTCGATCCAACTCAAGTTTGGAGAAACTCGAGTTTGACTTGCACGGCCAAACGATGTCGTCTATCGCAGTTTATTCTGGCACATTTCCTTCTCATGTTTCGTGAATGAGAACAGGAGGACTTTGCATTCTTTCCCTCCTCCAAACAAAGAAAGGATCTCAAGGAAGAGACGACAAAAAGTCGGCTTTTGGGAGATACAAGTACTGTTTCCAGCCAAATCACAAGCCGAGACCCATCGGATTTGAAACAGCAGGGTGAGTGGTCTTATGATATGTTTTGTGTTTATATCATGGTTGGCGATGGTAACGACTGGTTTCACCTACCAGCTTGAGAACATGACAGAAAAGCTTCGTCTCCATGCTGTGACTTTTCCTTGATCTATAATTATGTGACTGATATCTACCATTGCGGACTCTCCTGTGAGACACAAGCCCACCAAGGAAGACTCGGGCTGAGAACGGTAGCTGAGGTGGTGTGCATCAACGAGAGACTTGGTGGCGCAGTGAAGTACACTCCTTCGCATGGCTGATGTGGTTCAAAATGCTTGCCATGGAAACGGTGTCCCAACTCCCACCGGTAACCTGCAAATGCCTCAATCAACATTAAATGGTCATGAGACGTGAGTGAGTTTCTCTTCTGCAAAGAGCCACATGAACAATTTGATACTTCCAAGTCATAAGTATGATTAGACCATGCCTAGTGAACAAAGATAAATAAAGATTTACGTCTCCAGCAATACACAAtcttggatttttatttttagctTCATCAGTATAGGAGGAATAATGAATCAATAAAACCATATTATTAGACTAGGCATCATTGTTTATGTTTATGATCAAAATCATGTCTCCAGCAATACACCATATCACTACTATGGACCCCATGGCACTCCATTGTAAACTCAAGATGGAGCTTATTTTCTTCTCTCCCTCATCATCTATCTGTTTTTATCAATCAACACATCTTCCAGcctctccttccccttctccttctcgcaAGTGTTGAAACATCAAATGACAAGTGCAACAAGTATTAGTGTCAAAAGAGCAGAGGCATCATTGTCTTTTGACCTTAAATTAAGAGAGCAAATTTCTCAACACCAAGCATGAGAACTCATTGTTCCATACCTCTAATTTCTAAGCATGATTCTGAatgcaaaagaaaaacaaaaagattATGTTACTGTAAATGCCAGAACAGTAGTGCTAATCAAGGCAACTGATCATTAGATCATATAATATACTTGAAAGTATCAAAGAGTAGCTAAAAGATGCCCAGCATGTATCCATTAGAAGTACATCATAGACCTCTTCAGTAGAATTTGTGAAAGACTTAAAATGATACAAGGGTAGACAAGCCCAGCATGTCATAGCTCAAGGCAAAACCTCCAGGCTAACTGTAAATGATGCCCATAGACGTAAAAAGACACTTACGATAACCTCTGTTTCTTTTTCTTGGCAAGATTTTCAAAAACTCCCTTTATATCCTCTGATGTAACAGGCTTTGACTGATCAAAAGATTCCTGCAAGAACAAAAACATAAGATTCATCAAGCTAGTGAAAAATGAAATTCATAGATTAATGTTTCATTGGATTAATGAGGGAAAAAAGTATAGAACACAAGCACTTTAACCTTGCAAATTGCATGCCAACATGATTTATGAAATTGGCAACTGAACATGCAACATGAAAGCAGAAGTAACCAACTTTGGACTTTACATACGGGCAATAAAGATGAGCTTATCTGATTTAGTTGGATTACAGCAGATGCACAAAATTAATCTGAGAAAACAACTTCAGAAGTTCAAATAAAACTTTCTCTATCATTGTGAACAATGCAACTCTTTTGCAGAGTTATGTGGCTTCCATGGACCATATTGCATCTAAGATTACTATTTTTTACCAGAAAATCAATATTTCAAATAGAATGGGCAGATAAAGAGAATTCAAACATAAAAAACCGAGCATATAATCTTTACCAGAAAAGTGCGAAATTCATTCTTCATGTCAGCAATGCCACTCAAGATTTCTATTTTTTGGACATGATTCAAAGTATTGAGAAAGTTCAATTCAGCTCCTTCCTGTTGCTTCAACTTTTCCTCCCTCTTTGACTTGGCCATCTTCTCATATGCCTCAATTGTGTCCTCCTTGTCAGTTAAATATTCTATACCATTACGTGTATAGAACTCATAACAAGTTCCACATTTGCAAAGAAGCTCTCTCCATTTCTTTGAAAGAAACATGGGTTCCATCTTTTCCAAAAGAACAGAAGATACGTTAATGTCCACGCCAATAATGCATTTGGCACTTAATTCTTGATTTTCAGGGCATGGTTTGGTATCCTCTGAACTGACATTTATTTCTGTACCTTCGTCACAAACAGATTCCTCCTTGGTAGACACAGATTCTGGCTTCGAGCCAGAGCTTGAAGAGTGTCCCAGAATCTCAGCAACAGGCACGTTATCGTCATTTTTATCGGGATACCTAGAATCCAATGATCCATTATCCACCACATTCTCAGCATTGCTTACTGAAGGAGCATTATTTTGCTTTGACGTGGCCCAAATATAAGCAGGATAAAGTTTCAGGAAAGAACAAGTGATGGCACACTGTTGACAGATAAAATCCTCATACAAAGGTTCTCCATCCTCGTCTCTTGGAATCTGTTATGCAATAAGTATTTTGCACAAAAAAGTGTTAAGGCATTGTAGACAAACCAAAATAATTCTTCAAATGCTGTAAATGTGGCAAAATCACGAAAAAAGTTATTCACTACTGTTTCCTAAAGAGATATGATGCTGGATCTAGCTTATTTTTTATGATGTGAATGATTTCAGGATTTCATTTAACCAGCTTGACATGAACTTACTAAATTTTGACAGAAAAGAGTGTACTATAGACAACCTCATCAGAAGAGTTGAGACCTAGGTGATTCTCATGAAACCAGTCTTCACATATACAACACTGTATCATTTCAATTTGCTCTTTTGCATCTGGATCAGGATAAGGGCGACCACATGTGCAGTAAGAACCTCTGAAGTTATGGTTGTAAGAATTCTCGGAGTTTTCAGTCTCTTTATCAGGACAAAGCTTGCATAAAACCCCTCCAAACTTTGAGTTGCCACAATCACAGCAAAACTTCCTTTTAGTCCACAGTTCCACAACCTTTTGAAGAAAACCAATCACGGAGAAAATCAGTGATAAGAAaaaattgcataaataaaaataagtGAAACATTGAGAACACATATACTGGTTTGCACAGAAACAGCAACAGTGTTCACCTAAGACTAGCACCCATAGCAGAGgctataacttttatattttaatgaaCTCTCAAAGCTGCTACCTATGCACTTTTTCTATAGATCAGAAAAATGATGCATGGCAGAACAGAGTCTAGGTCATCACCAATAAACGCACTGATAGGTACAGACCTTATCATGTGCAAATATGTAAATTATGGTATATTTAAGTTTAGCCTcacaaaatcaaatacactcaaaTGGAAAAGCACTTGATCAACAGTACAATTTACCAGTTCTGTGACAAGATTACTGATACAGATTATAAGAACAAGGTGAATTGGAGAAACAACAAAATGTGATGTCCCGACTACTTGGAGCTAGCTACATGAATATCTACCGACCATAAGAATTATTTAGGACACTGGCACTAATCAAACTGAGAACAATCATATCTGTTTTAATTGTTTCTAATAAAATCTCAAATTTCTCCACCAGCCTCTCCTCACACCAATACTTATAATAGGCTTACCTCTAATACCCGAGGCATTAATTGGTGTTTTTGGAAGATCAACGGAAGAAATTATTCTGAAAAGGGAGAAAAATAAACTCAATGGCATATATAGATCCCTGCTTTCATGAAAGAACACTCAGCCTAAAAACACTACAACTAAATATGTAGTCACAGAAGCAAACCATAGAAACCAGCATCAAGCTTCTTAATTGCTTATTTTATTGTATTTCATTTACTTCAAGGAGAAACTGATAGGATTTAATACAAGTAAAAACAAATTGCGTTTACAACTGGCACGAGAACATCTTGAGTTAAAAAAGAACAATAGGAAGAAAAACATTACAGAATTTTGTTTCATAGATGGAAAGGTTTCACCTCATAACGATGCTCATGCAATGGAATCCAACTTCTTCTGGTTTATAGAAAAATCATGTCAGATGAATCCATAATAGCTGATTTGTCAATGGAGATGCTGGCATGCCTTTGCCTGGAAGCTCCAAGCGCTGGACATGGCCGATACTTGATTCAAGTTGGAATGGATTTCCTAGGAAGTGCATGTCTGCAGTAACTACAAGACTTACTTCTGGCTTGGTTATTTTTGCTAATTGTTTGCTAAATTCTTTTTATTGATATAGTAGTTGTTTAGGGTTGGTTCTATAATTGATGTTTTATGAATACAATTGTACAGCTTGTAaaaatttgataaataataaagtCTTACTTATTCGGTCAAAATGATCTTTATGGTATATTTCTCATGGTTCTCACATGGACTACAATAGAATAAGGTCTATTGAAGCAAATACATCAGGTTTAGAAAGAATGAAAAAAAGAAACTTACAGATATTTGACACCACAAAATCAATAACTTTAGGTATAAGATAAGCAGACAATATGAATTGAATTCAAGATATCCGATAAATAGTGAAATCTTAGGATGCTGTGGTCCAAGACAGGTCCCTAGCAGCAAAGATAAAAAATGAAACCTAAAAGATTATCAAGCAAAACTAACAGCACATTGGATGGAGCTTTTGCAGTAAGTGATTGCAAATGATTTTGTCCATGACAAGGTTAACCAGCGCATGCACAGATTAGATTATCCACCATTCAACGTACACACACTATAAACGAGGAGAAATCCACAATAAAAAGGTTCTTCAGAATTAAACTACAAGAGACTACAACACCTAATTTATACTATTTCTAGTGTGTATTAATGTATATACTTTCTTGTTAATTGAAATCAGATAAATCATATAAGCAGTCTTCATGTAAGCGCTTCAAGCACATCTATAATTCACAGAATGTTCTCATTGGAGATTCATGAAACAAATGTAGAAGAAGAACCTGATGAAAATGTAATCTTTAGACATACTTTTATAAAATCAACCCATTGATGAAGGAAATCGGTTATAAATGAACAGAATCGACAACTGATCACCACCcgaagaggcgacgtcgcctaCCTCATGGCCGTCATGGCAGGAGAGACTGCACGCCGTGCAGACACCAGCGGTCCCACCGGGAACGCACGTCAAGCACGAGAATATGGCCTGCCTCTTCATGTACCCACGCGGATACGTGCACTCCTTGCCCTCATCGCCTCCCAGAACCAGATCGGCTTCCTAGGGTTTCAAATCAAACCAGGAACGTCACCAATTTCTTCAAAAAAGCCCCAAATTCCACTCACGAAGGAAAATAGAACGGGGTTTTTAAGAGCGAAGCATACCAGCTCCTCCGCCTCGAGCTCTTCGATGTACTCGTCGATCGTCACCGTCTGCTCCGCCTCATCCTCGAAAGCGTCCGCCATTCCGAGCCCGGATCGAGGAACCCTAGATTCGGGTGGGCTtgagttagggttagggtttcttgTGAGTGGAAGGGCACCGAAAGGATCGAGATCGAGAcacggagaggagaggagaggagaggacggGAGAGCGCGAGGGTTCTTTTCGTAACAGTGCGAGGAGACGCATAATATGCAGAAGAGTGGCGGCGGTCCGCAAGCTTTATTTGCTTCCCGCCCAATGAATTTTcaccttttttttattgttttttaagCAAGAGGAAGACTTCTGCACGTGTGTGGAGAGAATGGATGAGATTTAGTGCAAAGGATTAATTTGGCAATTGGATCATGCAACGCATGAAGAATTTTAGAAAGGGAAtagaaagagaagaaataacataaaagataataataataataataataataattaatctaaGAATATTCTGAAATACATGgtatgaaatttttttaagaaagcaaTATTTCTAATTTGATTTGAAAACTAATTCCGGAGCTCATCTTCTGTTAAGATTTACAatcttcaataaaaaatgaatctaattttttatttattttctttttctactcATTGAATAGATATTATCatgttataatattattatataatgtaaaataatctaaactaatcaaatttattttattaataactaTCTAAATTACTCTTCAAGTATATTTCACAATGAAAACATACATTATTATATTTGAGTTCAATTATCCATGCATTAACTCATCTAACAGATTTAAGCAATGTATTTGATATATAATGATAGAactaattaagcatgatttgtTCAATTTAATAAAAGTATGAGACCAaagataattaaattaaaaaaagtgGGATGAAGAATAAAATCTCAACCCTTTAATGATGACTACGAATATCTGAATGCAGTAGAGGAGTAGCtttatgttccaatactttcttaAAGCAAATGTCATTGTAGTAGTAGTAAAGGAGAGGGATAAGTCAAAAGAaactttttcttctcctccttttacCTGTCATAACATAAAATATCATGTTGAATATGGGCATACACATAGAATTCAAGTCTATTGGATCAATTGAAGGAGGAAATTAATTAAAGATCCAATTATGACCTCAAGTACAACCTCCTCTTGCAGCAACTGGTAGCTTAGAGTCCCTCATTCATGCAGACCCAAGTTGCATGATGATCTAAAAAAGATGGCTATAAAGTCCTTCAAGTCCTGGAATTCTGCCAGTGGGAAGGAACAACTTGTGACCTTTGTGATCttagtcagagagagagagagagaaagagagagagagagagagagagagagagagaaagagggagagagacTCACTTGTTGCAATCAATGGAGAGGAGAAGGTGGAAGTTGAGATGCACCCCACCACTAGTATGGGAGATTTGAGACAGGGAGGTAGTTGATCCCTGGGAAGAGGCACAGTGACTTGATTGCTTAAGTTTTAGAACCTGAAAAGCAATTATTAAGCAGCTCCACTTgaccaaacaaaaacaaaaatacaaaataaaaccAAGTTCAGAATAAAGAAAGACCATAAACAACTTAGTTCTCCTTCAGAGATGTTGATGTTTAAAGAGCAGTAAGTAATGGAAGGTAGAAAATTTCAAGAACAGACGGAAACAGAATTGCTATTTTCGCATGATGAATAAGACATTTCGAGAAATCCCAGCGACAACCAACCAGTTGATAAAACTCCATATAAGCTGTAGCATTCAGTGATGTAAATTCTGATGATATGCCAGTTTGGCTGCATGAACTACTCATGTAGCCTGTCATATAAATAGCAATGCTGCTTGACTGAAGTTAGCAGTAAGGCTACTCTTGGACTTCAaatgtggatttatgaggtggttttGCCCTTTGTCTTTGGAGCACAAACAATCTACCAGATCTGTGGGTTATAAATGAGATCAACCATCTCCAACTATCGACCTATATATGTGGTATATTGAGCAACAGCTGATATCACCAATGTAGTATATTGGACTTTACTACTAATGCTGGGAGAGCCATAATACTAGGAGTAGATTTTACCAAAAAGGTGAAAATGGAAAAACAGATGTTTGTTTCTCTAAGATTTCTTTTCACCAGACTAAAGAGAGCATGATCCAACAGCAACATCAGCCAAGTATTCTTCAACAGAAACGATACATGTAATCACCTACAAATTTTCTCCCTCAACATAAATTAAATTACCACAAATAATTTgttactttatttaaattattaacttattTACTTGTATAGtatgattaaaaataattaaaaataatttttaatcatatggataaattaaaaaatttatcaatcaattaaattatatgAATGATCTAATGAGTGATCTGATATTTAGAAAGTAAATATATGAATCATaccaaataaatattataattctatctttgtatgtgaaagtaaaatagaaataaactaaaaataaaaattaaatcactctTTACCTTTCGAAGAGAGCtcatcttctcttatataaaggGGGTTCTCCTCTTCCTTATTCCTTATCGAGTTTGGCAGTGAGAGGATTGAGGAGAGGATTCCCAAAGACAAGGATACTCGAGGAGATGTATGATCATCTATTCTTTTCTTACCAACCCATGTGATCAGATACGGCTCAACTCATGTGACGAGACATGACCTAGCTTATGGGGCTAGGTACAACATAACACATATGGTCAGGCATACCCCAACTCATGTGGTCAGGTATAGTCCAACCCATGTGGTTAGACATGACTCAGGCCATGTGGCTAAATACGAACCAGCCCATGTGACCAGGTATAGTTCGACCCATGTGGCCAAACATGACTTAACCCATGTGGCCAGGTATAGTCCAACTCATGTGACTACACATGACCTAACCCATGTGACAAAGCACGACCCAGCTCATATGTCCAACCATGGTCTAGCTCATGTGACTTGGCACAACCTAACCCATGTGGTTagacatgacccaacccatgtggctaggcacGACTTAACCAGCCAGTCAAGCGTGGCCCAATTTAGTGGTAAGGCTCAACCTAACCCATGAAACTGAGCTCGCCCAATTATGTAGTTATACACATTATCGCCTCTCCATTCAACCCGTTGTACCTTAACTCAACTTGCTACTTGGGATAGGCATGTGTGGTGTACGTGACTCGTCTAATACTCAGGTGGGTCGGTTCGGTCTGGGCTAGCACTATGCGATATAGTCtaattttctctccctttatcagttTGAGCTCGTTAGTTGACTGAATCATATATGTTTAATCGGTTCAAGCTGATTTAAGGGTGTTCCACACCAACTTGACTGGTTCAAGCCCACTTGACCTAGTTGAAACCAATCAAATCCAAATTAGACCAGTCTATGATGATTCAAGatcggttctataaggatttgagctTGATTCTGTTAGGTTCTAATTGAATTAAGTTTGATTTAAGTTAATTGGGTCATTCCAATTAGGGAACTGGTTGATTGAGAACTGTTGAGAGTCTAACCCCTCATATCTTTATGGTTTGATGAACTTAAAAGTTTTATCTAAAGGTGTCACTGGAAAATGATTAGTGATTTTCTCCTATTTTTGAGATTAAATTGATGATATTGATGTGATTGTTACCATATAGTATATGTGACTATACTGAGTGGTCTACATTGGAAGTGCAACCTATGAAAAGAGCTACGGATCCATCATGGTATAAAGTCATTGATGAATATAGTCTAGCAGGTCATACATCAAATATagtttatcataatattttatcatactaattttttgatgcatgcatGAATGATCATGGTTGACTATGTATCTCTATTGAAGACAAgtagggtgattcccttcggggattagcgagcCATCAAATATAACGGTTAAATAGTTCCTTCATCCGTTATTTGGAGTAATATTTTTCTACTTGGGCAGGTGAGGGATATAACTTCATCCGTTATTagaagtgcgatatgagttttctTTATCCGCTATTGGGAAGAATCCATCATGTAAAGTATGTCtctccatccactgttgggagaGTGTACCATCGGGTGTGATGTACGTATTTGTTATCTGATTGTTATGTATGTCATCGAGATGTGTTGCatgtgattgaagcatgattttatttatttcataagaattatcattatttttatgaTACATGAGTTTCGTAATGAATTAATATGCtatcatttcatattaaattattgatatttgtatatgtattatgaatattgaagattatttttatgattttgggAGTTTTCTATCAACATACATAGCTACTAATGtgtttttatcatatatttcttttAAGAGTAGCTTACTACCTTGTGATAGATCTGAAGCTTCAATGGAGGAGATTTTTTCCTCCCATATGGCCCTACTAAGATGAtgtgattttttatttaaaaaatatttagtgtcGTAAAGATAGAGATTTAAattcaaagattaaaaaaaattatgaataataaaatgatgatttatttatttttataaatatgagaTGTGACAATGTGTATCAAACAAGGAATAGGTATTTTTTAACATGAAATGTGATGACATAACTATCTGTGTTGCATGAGAGAAGAAATGAAGAAGAGATTTGAAGGATCACATCACCTTATATGAGGCAAGCAAAATATCCAAGTACGATGACAATAAAGGAAAGCCCTTGTAGTCTCCCAAAACTCCAAGATATTCTATAAACCAAATAGCATCAAGATATCAATAGAAGCAAAGACAATATGGGATACAAATCAAATGAATAGGATGATCATATTAGTCACTAGTCCATATCCAATAACCACCACATCGTGCTGTAAGGTACAGAGTAATAAATGTGAGAACTTCCTGAATTTTGAATAGGTAAATATATAGTCTGCAGATCACCCTATAAGTCAAATTTCTAACTCTtttataaaattaagcaaaaattcCAAAACCTAACATATCAATCCCACTGGCCGATCATTGGCTTTGTGGAACTAGTGATTTTCTGACCTCAAAAACTGAAAAAGGTTGTCTTAGGAACTTACGGATATAGGCAGATGCATATAAAAGCTACAGGCTCCATCGCTCGGGTGAGACCTACAGAAGCAAAAATGCCAGAATCATGAGAAAGAGCTTGTAGGGAGTGCCTCAACATAAGATATTATCATGTCATAAGAATACAGTTACACATTGAAATATCTGTAAATTACAGAATAAATATCCATAAACATACATGCTATGCCACTTGAAAAGAAGTGTGATTTGTCAAACTCTAACAGAAATGTGACAGAAAGTGTACATGCTAATTTACCTTCTTTTCATTATGAGTAACATTCATGAAGAATGTAAATTGTATCACAGAACTAAAGAACATAGAAAGTGTTGAGTTCCATTATTAACAATGAGTTGGATAATTGACAAAAAGGCGAAACCACATATATACCTTGGCataagtctaaattatgaaatcctCTTTCACATCAAAATATTATACACATACCTTCAGAATCtagaaatcatcaaatatgtaatTTCAATTTATAGAGCTAAAAGTGTAATTTACAACTTCTGCAGGACTACATATATGCATCAGCCCCTTCACAAACTAGGTGCAGGAGCTTGCAAGTAGCGAATACACGGAGGTGAAATTTTATTCCTAGTTCATGCCTTTAGAATCAATTTCCTGATAGCAGGTTAGAAGACCCATGTTAGTTTAACCATTTTAAACATATTGGAAGGGTATACCAGACTAAAAGGTTGTTTATCCACCTAAGAATCTCTGCTAGTTCATGCAAGCTCCGCAATGATCATTAATGGTTAAGGATGCAAAGCAACACCAGTTACAATATTGTAAaagataaaaaaggaaagaaaatactTCTGAATATATCTGCTGTACTAAAAGTCGTCCAAGGAGAATATCTACTGTATTAGGTTGGATATGATGGCAATAATCTTCGAGTAAATCCGAGCTACTAGAAGCAAATTATAAAGCAACTTGACAAAACCTTTGCAGAGTAGACAATTTCCATAGAAGATAAATTGCCAAAACTTGAATACTGTTCTAATATTCTCCTTCGCCAGATGCAGCAGAACTTGCAGCCGCAAGTCATGACAAAGTAAAACCAAACAGACGCCAGACACCATCTCGGGCAGCAACTTAAGCCACTAAGAGTTAAATGTTCCGTGCATCCACGATAACATTTCATGGCCCTAATTTCGTCGAATCCCTTCAAATTTCACGAAGCCGATGAAACCAAAATGTCTAATTAAAATAAAACACCAAATTGAATGAGCTTCTTAAGGCGATAGTTTTACGATTTACCGTCCGTTTTAAACAACATAGAACCCTAGGATTCgaagagattaaaaaaaacaaaagaaacaaacaAGTCATCAGCTGCAATCAGCAGTGCGTCGCACATTGAAATTCCATTCGTCGTCAGCGCTTTCTACACTGAATTAAACCCCCCAAAAAGATATATTTTCGATTCCAAAAAGACTTCCATGAACGCGAGGCTTGCGAGCTTACCATTAGGCAAGGGAGCAAAGGCGGTGGGGATGGAGAAGAGTATGATTTTAGTGTTTCCGAAGATCAATTCTCCGCCTCTGAACGCAGAGGAAGACTGGGAAAGAGACGAAAGGGaacgagagagggagggagagagccgTGAGCAAGACGAGGGCGAGCCATAAAGGTCCCATAGATATCTCTTATGGGGAATTCCGCACTCGGTGTCCACCATCACACACCGTGGAATTCCTCACACGGACGTGGCTACGCAGCAGGACCGAACAACCTCTGGAACTTGTCAGGGGTGATGTGGCCTCTAACATCTAACGCTATTTCGATGTTAGAATACGAATTCTTTCAATCGATTAATTGTACGAGACCACAATATCTTTCCCGCAAAATAAAAGAATTACCAATTAGATTACATTATTCCCCATTTAATTAATGCAAATAATATGACCCAGAATTTTTAGGCGAAATTATAGACTGAATTTTTGTACTTATAGTTACTTATAGACAAATATTTAATCCATTTCCTatatttgaagtcatttaggcctCAGTTTTCCTAATTAATaca includes:
- the LOC135612202 gene encoding uncharacterized protein LOC135612202; protein product: MADAFEDEAEQTVTIDEYIEELEAEELEADLVLGGDEGKECTYPRGYMKRQAIFSCLTCVPGGTAGVCTACSLSCHDGHEVVELWTKRKFCCDCGNSKFGGVLCKLCPDKETENSENSYNHNFRGSYCTCGRPYPDPDAKEQIEMIQCCICEDWFHENHLGLNSSDEIPRDEDGEPLYEDFICQQCAITCSFLKLYPAYIWATSKQNNAPSVSNAENVVDNGSLDSRYPDKNDDNVPVAEILGHSSSSGSKPESVSTKEESVCDEGTEINVSSEDTKPCPENQELSAKCIIGVDINVSSVLLEKMEPMFLSKKWRELLCKCGTCYEFYTRNGIEYLTDKEDTIEAYEKMAKSKREEKLKQQEGAELNFLNTLNHVQKIEILSGIADMKNEFRTFLESFDQSKPVTSEDIKGVFENLAKKKKQRLS